The DNA window CTCGACGCCAGCAGCACCCAACCGCCGGTTCTCCGGGCGGGTGACTGGCTGAGCCTGCCGGTGCGGCCGCGCTCGCTCGTGCTCGGCGGCATCCTGATCGTTGCGATCCTCCTCACCGGACTGCTCACGCTGACCCTCGGCAAACTCGGCATCGCGCTCGGGGATCTGGTGCCGACACTGCTTGGCGAGGGGGAGGGGCGCGACGAAATCGTGCTCACCGCCTTCCGCGGGCCACGGCTTCTGGTCGGCATCGCGGCAGGCGCGGCCCTCGCTGTCTCTGGCGCCCTGTTTCAGACCGTGACCCGCAACCCACTCGGCAGTCCAGACGTCATCGGCCTTACCGCCGGTGCCTCCGCGGGGGCTGCCGCGTTCGGGCTGATGTGGCCGGGCATCCTTCCGCTTCCCGTCGGCGCGCTCGTCGGCGCGTTCGCCGCGATGGGCCTCGTCTTCTTCGGCACCGGCACCGGCTTCTCCTCACCGGCGCGGATGCTGCTGATCGGCATCGGCGTTTCCGCCATGTCGCTCGCCTTTGTGCAGTGGGTGCTGGTGCGCGCCGGTAAGGAACAGGCGACGGTGCTGGCCACCTATCTCAACGGGAGCCTGGCCGCCCGTGACTG is part of the Mycetocola zhujimingii genome and encodes:
- a CDS encoding FecCD family ABC transporter permease, translated to MTGATLSGESRLDASSTQPPVLRAGDWLSLPVRPRSLVLGGILIVAILLTGLLTLTLGKLGIALGDLVPTLLGEGEGRDEIVLTAFRGPRLLVGIAAGAALAVSGALFQTVTRNPLGSPDVIGLTAGASAGAAAFGLMWPGILPLPVGALVGAFAAMGLVFFGTGTGFSSPARMLLIGIGVSAMSLAFVQWVLVRAGKEQATVLATYLNGSLAARDWDHVATIWVAIVVLIPCALLLSRRLQLVEMGDEQADALGARSNSARALSILVAIGLATAAVSVAGPISFIALVAPQIARRLSRSAGPNILASALMGAFLLSFADLLTQQLPIPVTLPVGVLTAVLGGIYLGYLLVAQWRKGTI